In Mercurialis annua linkage group LG5, ddMerAnnu1.2, whole genome shotgun sequence, a single genomic region encodes these proteins:
- the LOC126682151 gene encoding pectin acetylesterase 7, translating into MGGDYSSRFGQWCCFLACMLLLVIEIDGGSIPITIVETAKARGAVCLDGSAPAYHYDKGYGSGINSWIVHMEGGGWCDDLESCSQRRNTYKGSSLKMEKTMGFSGILGGKQSANPDFYNWNRIKIKYCDGSSFTGDVEAVDPKTNLYFRGERVWRAVIDELLAKGMKNAQNAILSGCSAGGLASILHCDKFAALLPPTARVKCVSDAGFFIHGQDIAGGRAIENFFGSVVRLHGSAKNLPASCTSKMRPDLCFFPQYVTQTMQTPLFVINSAYDSWQIKNVLAPTSVDKKGFWKSCKLDLKKCSASQLQTVQGFRTQFLAALSSGAGSKPANGLFINSCHAHCQSGSLSTWLDAKSPVVANTKMGKAVGDWFYGRAAFQKIDCPYPCNPTCVKIDSDS; encoded by the exons ATGGGTGGTGATTATTCTTCAAGATTTGGACAATGGTGTTGTTTTCTAGCTTGTATGCTTTTACTGGTCATTGAAATAGATGGTGGTAGCATTCCTATTACCATTGTTGAAACAGCTAAAGCTAGAGGAGCTg TTTGTTTGGATGGTAGTGCACCAGCTTACCACTATGATAAGGGATATGGTTCTGGTATTAACAGTTGGATTGTTCACATGGAG GGAGGAGGATGGTGCGATGATCTTGAAAGCTGTTCTCAAAGAAGGAACACATATAAAGGTTCATCTCTAAAAATGGAGAAGACAATGGGTTTCTCTGGCATATTAGGTGGCAAGCAATCTGCTAATCCTG ATTTCTACAACTGGAATAGAATTAAGATTAAGTACTGTGATGGGTCATCCTTTACTGGTGATGTTGAAGCTGTTGACCCT AAAACAAACCTTTACTTCAGGGGAGAACGGGTTTGGCGTGCCGTTATCGATGAGTTATTGGCGAAAGGGATGAAAAATGCTCAAAAT GCTATACTTTCTGGCTGCTCTGCTGGTGGATTGGCTTCTATTTTGCATTGCGATAAATTCGCAGCTCTTCTTCCTCCAACTGCTAGAGTTAAATGTGTGTCTGATGCTGGCTTTTTCATTCATGG GCAGGATATTGCTGGAGGGCGTGCCATTGAGAACTTTTTCGGTAGCGTAGTTCGATTACAT GGATCAGCAAAGAATCTGCCTGCATCATGTACTTCAAAAATGAGACCCGACCTG TGCTTCTTCCCACAGTATGTGACTCAAACCATGCAAACACCGCTTTTCGTCATCAATTCAGCCTATGATTCCTGGCAG ATTAAGAATGTTTTGGCACCTACATCTGTCGACAAAAAGGGATTCTGGAAGAGCTGCAAACTCGACTTAAAGAAGTGCTCGGCTAGTCAGCTCCAAACTGTGCAAG GTTTCCGAACTCAATTCCTGGCTGCCTTGAGTTCAGGAGCTGGAAGCAAACCAGCCAATGGTTTATTCATCAACTCATGTCATGCACATTGCCAGTCTGGATCGTTGTCGACATGGTTGGACGCTAAGTCTCCAGTAGTAGCCAATACG AAAATGGGAAAGGCAGTGGGAGATTGGTTTTACGGCCGTGCTGCATTCCAAAAGATAGATTGCCCATACCCTTGCAACCCGACTTGCGTCAAAATCGATTCGGATTCGTAA